ATAAGAATCGATCGATACTGCGGCTCGCCTAATCGGTGAAGTAATTTGCAACGGTTTTATTTTGTCTTTACGGCGGAGGgaaattattttacgtaataattacAATCGCGCGCATTGTCGAGGGGCAGGGAGTGATTAATCAAAAGGGAAATCTGTGTCTCATTATTACGTGTGATTGCGTTGGCTTGTTCATTCCAGCATGTGAAATTCAATGATTTCGGGGAATTCGCGATGCGCTCGATGGATAGCTTGACCATTGTTACGTCTATGCCATAGTTTCACGTAATTGATCTAATTAATTTCACTGCGCTAAAgtcttttaataattctttcgATTATAATCCATTAATTTATGTGCATTCTTCTTATTGTttttttatctaattacttGATGATATTCAAAGGAGGGCggggaaagaaaaggaaggaaaagattCCTACGCACGATACGCTTTGCGGTTTCTTCGTACGACCCTGACAAAAACGCAATCGTGCTACTTACGAGAGTACATTGCATCCTAGCATATCGGTGCATGCATGTACATGATGTGCATTATGGATTGAACATCTAAGTAAGTGCCTGTGGAGCCAACGTCAGCGTGCCGTAATGTAGATGCTTCGACTCGATAACCGGCTCGATATTGCGTAAGAATGATTACGGTACTAGTTCTACGACTGACAATGAGAAAATAAGAATGATATCCATCGCGATTATTATCGACTAGGTTCAAATGCACGATAAagacattttattgaaaatcgCAATTAtccattaatttttcaatttttcaagaaaattcttTCATGTATATTACGAAAGATTCGCGTATATTCTCAAGTGACGATTAGCGAAGTTTCGCTGGAATATTTTCCATTCCATCGCGATCACGCAAGAATGTTTgtgtaaattaatatacagatGTGAAACTTAAAATTCAAACATACGTGACAAACAGCGACTGTTCCACACGAGCTAACACCTACGTCGCCCTCGCTGGAACGTAATTACACGCTGCGCTTTGATCGTTCAACGGATGCCCTCTATTTAGGGGGGGATGTTTGTACGGACCCCTGGAGCAGAATgacagagaagaaaaaagaagaagaaagagagaaccCAAAGGGTGAAACGGTCAACCCTATCCCTTCCGGCCCCTAGCCGAATAAAACCGGTCGATTTTTATTCTGGCGACCACTCGAAAGCGGACGTCGGCGTACCGACACATTTGTGCAATTGCGGATCTGGAATTTTCTGATCGCGAGAACTGAACGGCGAAGGGCGAACCGATTGAAAGGGAAATCGCTCGTGAGAGCCCCTCCCTTCCGCCCGAACGATCTTGTGGCTTTTCCTGTTCTCCGTTCCACCTGGAAGCCCGCGTTATAGAAAACGATCCACAAGACTATACGCTCCCGCGCGTGTGTCGtgactatatatttttcttttactaacCACGTTGACGAACTATCTTTGTCTTCCACATGCTTACGGCATTATTTTGTTGGAAGTTTCAGCAAAAGCGTGGGGGCGAGACGCGAATTCAGCTTGAGCAATCAGCTGGTAAACTCCAGGAAGTAGACACGCGCCTCGGTACCCTTTGTTTATTCGTTGTTCTCTCAAGTGTTTTGTTAAACGGCTTTGCCCATGCATTCCATTGAGTGGGTCGATGCAAAGTTTAGATTCGAATGTCGATTACGCGAGGAAGGCTTGAAGATTTTACGCGTTGCGCATATTTTCTCGCTTTCTGGTGCAACGCGTATAGTCATGTTGATCGCGCATTAAGATCTGGGTCGATTCGCTTCAAACGCAACCTATCTATTGGTATTATTGATATTCTCTTGTATCGCGATTCTTGCACGTCGACGTGTAcgcaatttttgaaatttttgcgATTGACAATAAATCTCTCGTTCCTGCCCTTATATAagctaaattaaaatatttatcgagcAATAGAAACTACGATCTTACTTCTCTATTTGAACTTGCCGTATAAGTggagtaaaaaattaattgtacgGTAGGAAATAGGAAAcgagaaataaatattcttaatgTCAGATTCGATTGCACAGTTCAACTGTGCACATTATGTTGTGTGTGCGTATCTTTATGAGATTTATGGTTGCTTAATTACAAATTCCTTTCCATTTTTTTGTAATCACTGCAACTAAATAACAACTTCACTTGTCGAGGAATTTCATACATTCGCGGGGCATACACTGAGCTTTCTCTTTGTTTCATTTGATTCTTCCATCGATAGATTATATCCTCGATCGAAACTAACACCTGTGCACTCTGGAATATTTTCGTGATGTTTGCATGTACGTGGGAAACCTAGAAGCGATAAAATTCTCCAGGAATGGTCACGGGAAAGGGGTTGAAAGCTTGATTGCAGGATCAATCGAGCGCCACTTAAAATTTCGGATAGTTTTATGGGCGTCCGTCCTTCGTTAGCGTCAACTAATTTTACGACTGAGTCAGCATCGTTGGATTGCAGGTACGATCCTTCTTTGATCGTGGCTAATGAAGCACATCCAAAGATCGGCCTGTCTTTTAGCATGCTCTGATAATCGTCCTTCTCGGAACGTCGGCCTGCGTCGTCATCGCTCGACGATTTACGCCTTTTCTGAAACTGCTTCTATCATTCCATTAAACGAGCGGAACTGaaatcctttcttttttccaacaGTGGTTGCTTTGAATTTCCAAACGGAGAAAGGGATAGATCGTGTAACAGCTAGCGCTTGAAACAAATTCGTCGATTAATCTTAAACAGAAATTAATCCGCCTTTTAATCTTTAGTCAAGCAGTAGGCCAATGAATCTGTCAAGAACAAACGCATCGAGTTTGGAAGATCTCTGATTCAATCGTCTCCTAATTTATCGAAACGAAGGTTATTCGAGAAACAACAAATCTTCCAATTTGAACTGTCACCAAAAAGAGTATAATGATGCGGCTGTTATCAAGGCTATGTATAGAACAAACGAACTCATTAGTTTTTGCATGGTGTGTACGTGAACTGGAATTAAATCGCGTATTTGCGTAATGATAATACTCTGGAAACGAGGCTAATAGTAATGATAGACGAACGTCGGCGAATAAAGAAGTGTCACAATGCGTAATTACGTTCTTCAACTTACCTGTTTAattgcatccttaactcgtTCGCGCTCGGGTTTCAGGTGCTCGAATACGAGTGAAATTCGAGTTCTTCGATgtgacaccgttgcacaccatATGAATATTTAAGTAAAAAGTTAGATTACCTCGCTGTCGGACGTGAAATCTAGGTCAAACAGGTTTGATACATTAAAAACGTTTCAAAATATGATAATTCGCGAGCGCGATCGTTCGCCTGTGAAAGAAATGAGGTAAAGTAACGATGATCTGTGACGTAAAAAAAGATTGATTGCCCACAGAGTATTCTATGCCTTATGTATTTACTTTCAAGCACTCGGTtattaatttccaaattttGCAATTTCGAATCCGCTTTTCGCTCAATCGATTAACACACGAGCAACGTTGCCAGCAATGATTGGGAAATAAATCTACTACATTTAACACTGAAGGACAAACTTACGAGTTCACAATGAGAAAGGACCCGGAAGCGGAAACAAGACTCGATGAAATTCATAGATCGATAGTTCTCGAAGAAGGAAGTAAGTCTATCGAGCGACACGTTACACATGGATCGATAGTGTGTCTCGATGTGAAAACCGGTCGAGAGAATGTAGCTTCATAATCTATGTATACATGGCGAGTCGTGCGTGGCATATAAATGAACCAAAACGTTGTAACGAGGTCGTAATCCAAATTGCGAATACACGTTGCGATCCTTCTAAAGTTGCTTTTCCTTTTCCCATTATcatgagaaaataattttcttagcTCGTGACATTTAACTGATTTGTAATTACTCTTACGTGTATCTAATCGGAGttattgtaattaattgtaGAAATTACAGTTAAAAATACCGTCGTTCCGTGAAAATTATGATTCTTCGAGATACGAGTATATTTCGATCTGTAAGTTAATGAGATAATTAGTCGCTGCGTAAAGCTTTATACGTTTGGCTTTAATCATTCAAAGGTGATGCAATCGTAATTAGAAGCATAGAGATTTTAAAGCATCGATTAAGTCATACGCCAACATCGGCAGACCTGGATTAGCTACGCAGTGAGGCAAAACGTAAACGAATGTAATACATAGTAAAACAGCCTTAGATAcattaattgttttatattattattatttactattattattagttaATTAATGATGTTTTGACTACTTTTAATTTGTACGTATCAAAAACATATTTTAGCGTGTTTTTAATTCAATTCGGAGCAGTTCTCTGCTGAGTTTACAGGTTCGTCGCAGTTGCTTTTTCGTATTCAAACTTAGTTTATCGTTCTTCAAAACTTCTAGAACTCGTTTAACGATCCCGCGGAGTCGGTCCAAAGTTAGACCGTTTGAAATTCGTAGTCTTCAGGTACAGTCGCTCATTTCGGCATGCAGAATTTCTTTGGACTCCGGAGTGGTACACGTTCAGAGAGTCTAAAGCAGCGTATTACGTAAGAAACACGAGACTTGGACGGTTGATTACGTGATAGCTGATCTGGAGCGTGTGTGTCGATAGAAAACTCGTGAGAAGTGCACTATGCATCGTGCAACATCGAATATATGCCCCTTCGAGCATGACGTTCCACGAGAATGTTCATATGCGTATATATCAAGGCAGTATAGGCACCCGTGATACTTTAAGTACATATTCTTTACGTTATGGTCGTCTAGTAGAAGCAATAATTGGCTTCGAGGTTGCAAGACGGTCGCTTTCACGGGAAACTCTAGTGCAAACTCTTGATACTGATGTTTGCCTGTCCAGAGAAGTTTCTTGAGAAGTCGAAATGCTTCGAATAGCTAGATTCTAAGATCGGTTATATGTTAGTTAAACGTGTATTATATAGTTAAACCtgaatttcttaatttaaaattcttaaatttatatctggatatttaaattaaaaatttatcaattaaaagTCTACAGCTATATTTATTTAGGATATCAAATCGATAGTACAACAACGCTTATCCTATGTCTCACTCAATAACGGTAAAAAATTCTTGTAGATCACATTTAGACTTTCTAGCTGTCGAGGAATATAATTAAGATAAGTCGGTCCTCGttgagaaataaattaattaaataattaaataaacaacaGTCGATAATATATGCCCTCTTTACGTCTCATTTTCATCGTCTCTCTCCGTGAGTGATGGTTCCGTAGGTGGTTCGGTTGGCCATTTCCCTACAGTAGCAGCAGGATCGATAGTAGAAGGTGGATCTGTGATAACAATTGGTCCAAGGGGTTCAACCGTTTGTTCCTCGTCTTTTACGCTATTTTTATCCTTCTCGTCTAAACTTTGCGGTTTCTCGATTATTTCCGGCTTTATCAAAATCATTTGAGGTTTCGCCTCTAAATCAAGATTCTGATCTGGCATCGGTGGTATCAATTCCGTCGATGGTACCATCGTTTTTATCTGACACTGACGACCCATATAGCCGAGTGGACAAATGCATCTGCAAACAAGGTTTACGTTTATCGTTACGGTCAGCGATTGATCTGGTTTTGTCACTGTCAAAGTCAATGTGCAAAGGATTTACCTGTAATTGCCATCCTCTTTGGTCATGCTAATGCAAGTGGCGTTATTGCGACAGATTTCTGAATGCTCGTCGCAGTAAGTCAGCTTCTCGTTGCATAGATCACCCGCCCATCCAGGCTCGCATCGGCACTCCCATGGCCGTTTACAGGATCCGTGAACGCAACCAGGATAAGGGACGCATTCGGTGCAATTCGGACCTGTCCAACCCACGCGACACCTACATGTTCCCGGACGACGACAACCGCCGTGTTCTCGGCTGCATCCTTGCGAGCAAACCGCTACACAGAGAGAAAACGTTCgagatacataaaataaaacgaaagtttAAGTAGACTTATGTATGCTTTCTTGGAGAAGATACGAGGACTAGAAACAACGGATAACTTACGAGTTTGACAGAGAAGTCCAGTCCAGCCTGGTTCACAGCGACATTCGAGTGGACCCTGGCACGTTCCATGCACGCAACCTGGCAAAACGGCGCATTGTTTGCATTTCGGCCCCTGCCAACCTAATCTACATCTACAAAAAGAAGTACACAAATGACTCATTTTCTTGCAACGAATGATTCACTAAGAAATTATCTTTTCTGTTAAGTAGCATAAAAGGAAGGAAAACTACGGAGAACAATCTCGTAGCTTCCACACTTCCTCTAAATTATCAGCTACGAACGTTAACGTGACGAGGGTCGAGCAAACGGTGATTTCATTGCTTCGATCAGTCGCTACCGGCGTTGATAACCGCTCATTACTCAACCATTACGAGTTGCACCTCACCTGCATTCTCCGGGCTTTTCACAATATCCCTGGCTGGAGAGACAATCGGAAGCGCAGATTGGTTCCGAACAGAACACACCCTTCCATCCAGGATCACAGGAGCATTCGAAGCTTACGTTACaactaaaaatgaaaatttctttcaattattcGGTTATTCATTCTACCGCTGAATCTAAGTTTTTCCGCACGATCAATATTCAAGAGAGTAGAAAAGATTAGACGTTTCGTGTTACACGAGAATTAAACTTGCCACTGAGCGAGGTGAAATCGGTATCTATTTCATGCCTTTAATACTAGAACTAACTACTACATCCATCGGTTATTACCAATCGTATCgcttatagaaaattatattggtCTAGAAATTGATACGTGAGTCGGAAAAGGGCAGCGGTTTCCATTGGTATATTCACTTCGCAGATCTGATTAAGTTAACGGGTAACTTGTTATTCATCGATGACTTACATCTGCTCTCGCTTCTTTTAATTCACTGagacatataaaaaaaaactgATGAAAGATTACCTGCCATGCTGACATCCTGGTAGAGCTACACACTTGTCGCAGAGCTCGCCATAAAAGCCCAATTTACAGCGACATTCACCAGGTCGACGGCAGTAACCCTGAAGAGGGTCACACCCCTTCCGACAGATTGGCACATCGCACAAATCGCCAGTCCATCCTAAGTGAAAAGAAGTACCGGTTATACAAAGAGAAATGTCTACATCGCTGATTTTTTATTGCGCTTTTCTGAACCACGTCCGCGATGAACTCCATCACgctatgtttctttttttacctgGCAAGCACTTTACTTCTCCGGCTTCGTCACAAACGTA
This genomic window from Bombus terrestris chromosome 9, iyBomTerr1.2, whole genome shotgun sequence contains:
- the LOC100645168 gene encoding protein jagged-1-like, which encodes MILLLACLSLLISPGELGNLYNGHTASVTTIFGLGALPFGFAAGPRYVPKWKKQACEIPASQHPNSHYVCDEAGEVKCLPGWTGDLCDVPICRKGCDPLQGYCRRPGECRCKLGFYGELCDKCVALPGCQHGSCNVSFECSCDPGWKGVFCSEPICASDCLSSQGYCEKPGECRCRLGWQGPKCKQCAVLPGCVHGTCQGPLECRCEPGWTGLLCQTPVCSQGCSREHGGCRRPGTCRCRVGWTGPNCTECVPYPGCVHGSCKRPWECRCEPGWAGDLCNEKLTYCDEHSEICRNNATCISMTKEDGNYRCICPLGYMGRQCQIKTMVPSTELIPPMPDQNLDLEAKPQMILIKPEIIEKPQSLDEKDKNSVKDEEQTVEPLGPIVITDPPSTIDPAATVGKWPTEPPTEPSLTERDDENET